In Phyllopteryx taeniolatus isolate TA_2022b chromosome 1, UOR_Ptae_1.2, whole genome shotgun sequence, the following proteins share a genomic window:
- the adamts1 gene encoding A disintegrin and metalloproteinase with thrombospondin motifs 1, whose protein sequence is MMWLVCVSVGFMACLCAGLTQNAWEESTVVPVRLDPTAGDTEPGRTLSPEEKQKVSQMRLYRLDVFGKEIILQLEPDQTFLSPGFVFHIVGSPESELNQGPKSADESACFFSGTVNGEEHSAAALNLCQGLTGGFYFHGREYFIKPRNASDRVKEEEEEEEEVHLIRRRARTAAGEGGSMCGVNEDEQRVPASPENEPEREAANSDRKAHHRTRRFVSTPRYLEIMLVADQSMAEFHGARLKAYLLTIMAVASRLYRHPSIHNSISLAVVKLLVVYEEERGPQVSSNAAMTLRNFCQWQRQHNPTSDRHPEHYDTAMLFTRTDLCGAHSCDTLGMADVGTVCDPDKSCSIIEDDGLQAAFTVAHELGHVFNMPHDDAQLCSGVNGPHWGSHMMASTLSNLDQQQPWSPCSALMVTTFLDNGHGQCLLDKPVKPQPLPQPLPGTVYDADHQCRLTFGDDSQHCPDLSTTCAALWCTVTTSNGLLVCQTKNSPWADGTPCGHNSYCLAGQCLTKSQASKHQIPVNGGWGVWGPWGDCSRTCGGGVQYSFRSCDNPLPKNGGKYCEGKRIQYRSCNTEACPDTTGLSFREEQCLAHNDMSAQVSLGSGEGVEWVPKYAGVSPKDRCKLVCRAKGTGYFFVLKSKVADGTPCSPDSTSVCVQGQCVKAGCDRVIGSNQRYDKCGVCGGDGATCQKVSGSLERARPGYRDVVTIPAGATHLDVKQRAPGNGHHDNSYLAVRQQDGTYLLNGDYKLMTMESDITLRGALLRYSGSSASLERLRSFFPLPEPLTIQVLSVGEAPRPRVKYSYFAPRPNNAASVNTNGGRRHSINAIRELGVAEWTLMEWGPCSQTCGGGMQQREVVCLDPQGRPSKDCPEELRPLASRSCASQPCPSWLLGEWSVCSKTCGRGFRKRQLRCIGYDGHTLTHDSCDSKDRPRPLLELCYQGAC, encoded by the exons ATGATGTGGCTcgtgtgtgtttctgttggGTTCATGGCTTGTCTGTGCGCCGGCTTGACCCAGAACGCTTGGGAAGAGAGCACCGTAGTGCCTGTCAGACTAGACCCGACGGCGGGTGACACCGAACCGGGGCGAACCCTCTCCCCTGAAGAAAAGCAGAAAGTGTCGCAGATGAGGCTGTACAGGCTGGACGTGTTTGGTAAAGAGATCATCTTGCAGTTGGAGCCCGATCAGACCTTCTTGTCCCCGGGGTTCGTCTTCCACATTGTGGGCAGTCCCGAATCCGAACTGAACCAGGGTCCCAAGAGCGCGGACGAGTCCGCCTGTTTCTTCTCCGGCACAGTGAATGGAGAAGAGCACTCCGCTGCTGCGCTCAACCTGTGCCAGGGGCTTACTGGTGGATTTTACTTTCACGGCCGAGAGTACTTCATCAAACCCCGAAACGCAAGTGACCGGgtgaaggaagaggaggaggaggaggaggaggtccaCCTCATCCGCCGGAGGGCTCGAACAGCGGCCGGTGAGGGTGGCTCCATGTGTGGGGTCAATGAGGACGAGCAGAGGGTGCCGGCAAGTCCGGAAAATGAGCCCGAACGCGAAGCCGCCAACTCGGACCGCAAAG CCCATCACAGGACCAGGCGTTTTGTCTCCACTCCCCGCTATCTGGAGATTATGCTGGTGGCTGACCAGTCCATGGCTGAGTTCCACGGTGCCAGGCTCAAGGCTTACCTCCTCACCATCATGGCCGTGGCATCCCGCCTGTACCGCCACCCCAGCATCCACAACTCCATCAGCCTGGCCGTGGTAAAGCTGCTGGTGGTCTACGAGGAAGAGAGAGGCCCTCAAGTGTCGTCCAACGCTGCCATGACCCTCCGCAACTTCTGCCAGTGGCAGCGGCAGCACAACCCCACTAGTGACCGCCACCCTGAGCACTATGACACAGCTATGCTCTTCACCAGGACG GATCTGTGTGGTGCCCATTCATGTGACACTCTTGGAATGGCTGATGTAGGCACCGTGTGTGACCCAGACAAAAGTTGCTCAATCATTGAAGATGATGGACTGCAAGCTGCATTCACTGTGGCACATGAACTAG GTCATGTCTTCAACATGCCTCATGATGATGCCCAACTGTGCTCTGGTGTGAACGGCCCCCACTGGGGCTCGCACATGATGGCCTCCACCCTGTCCAATCTTGACCAGCAGCAGCCGTGGTCCCCCTGTTCTGCCCTCATGGTCACCACTTTTCTTGACAATGGCCATGGTCAGTGTCTGCTTGATAAGCCGGTCAAGCCTCAACCGCTCCCACAGCCCCTCCCCGGGACAGTCTACGATGCAGACCATCAGTGTCGGCTGACTTTCGGCGACGACTCCCAACATTGCCCTGACCTGAGCACCACATGCGCGGCTCTGTGGTGCACCGTGACAACATCCAATGGTTTGCTGGTGTGCCAGACCAAGAACTCCCCATGGGCTGATGGAACCCCCTGTGGGCACAATAGCTACTGTCTGGCCGGCCAGTGTCTCACAAAGAGCCAAGCTTCCAAACATCAG ATTCCTGTCAATGGAGGTTGGGGAGTGTGGGGTCCCTGGGGTGACTGCTCACGGACATGTGGGGGAGGGGTGCAATACTCCTTCCGTTCATGTGATAACCCTTTGCCGAAGAATGGAGGCAAGTACTGTGAGGGCAAGAGGATCCAGTATCGCTCCTGTAATACAGAGGCCTGCCCTGACACCACCG GCTTGTCATTCCGGGAGGAACAGTGTCTGGCTCACAATGACATGTCAGCCCAAGTGTCTCTTGGATCAGGCGAGGGTGTTGAATGGGTGCCCAAATATGCTGGGGTTTCACCCAAAGACCGGTGCAAGCTTGTGTGCAGGGCCAAGGGAACAGGATACTTCTTTGTCCTCAAATCTAAG GTGGCAGATGGAACACCCTGCAGCCCTGATTCTACCTCAGTTTGTGTTCAAGGCCAGTGTGTCAAGGCAGGATGCGATCGAGTTATTGGCTCCAACCAGCGCTACGATAAatgtggtgtgtgtggaggggatGGCGCCACCTGCCAGAAAGTATCGGGATCATTGGAGCGTGCCAG GCCTGGCTACCGAGACGTGGTGACAATCCCTGCAGGTGCCACCCATCTTGATGTCAAACAGCGCGCCCCTGGCAATGGTCATCATGACAACAGTTACCTGGCAGTGCGCCAACAGGATGGTACTTACCTGTTGAATGGTGACTATAAGCTAATGACCATGGAGTCTGACATCACACTGCGAGGGGCACTGCTGCGGTACAGCGGTTCTTCTGCCAGTCTAGAGCGGCTCCGCagctttttccccctccctgAGCCTCTCACCATTCAGGTACTGTCTGTGGGGGAAGCCCCAAGGCCCAGAGTGAAGTACAGCTACTTTGCTCCCCGACCCAACAATGCTGCTTCTGTCAACACCAACGGAGGGCGTCGGCATTCAATCAATGCTATCCGAGAGTTGGGCGTTGCTGAGTGGACTCTGATGGAGTGGGGTCCCTGCTCTCAGACCTGTGGAGGTGGGATGCAACAGAGAGAAGTGGTGTGTCTGGATCCCCAGGGCCGTCCATCCAAAGATTGCCCAGAGGAGCTACGACCTTTGGCCTCACGATCCTGTGCCTCTCAGCCTTGCCCCTCCTGGCTTCTTGGCGAATGGTCCGTATGCTCAAAGACCTGTGGCAGAGGTTTCCGAAAACGCCAGCTTCGCTGCATTGGCTATGATGGCCACACACTGACCCATGATAGCTGTGACTCCAAAGACAGACCACGACCCCTGCTGGAGCTGTGCTATCAGGGTGCCTGCTAA